In one window of Hymenobacter nivis DNA:
- a CDS encoding RNA polymerase sigma factor, producing MFFRRSPPAAAAPLSDQELLARYRLRGDVADLGALFDRHLPMVFATCRRYLAPPDEDAQDASMQLFEHLVGTLQKHAPDNFPAWLHTTARNHCLMQLRARQRAGPSAGPLVISLPDAADVELAAARHLPDAAAADEAAAATETTLQALEHALTQLPDGQRRCLELFFLENKSYHEVAGALGLDLGQVKSHLQNGKRTLRRLLTDDPAPAVAPAHAPRR from the coding sequence ATGTTTTTCCGCCGCTCCCCGCCCGCCGCCGCCGCGCCACTCTCCGACCAGGAGCTGCTGGCCCGCTACCGCCTGCGCGGCGACGTGGCCGACCTCGGCGCGCTGTTCGACCGGCACCTGCCGATGGTGTTCGCCACCTGCCGCCGCTACCTGGCCCCGCCCGACGAGGACGCCCAGGACGCTAGTATGCAGCTATTTGAGCACCTGGTAGGGACCCTGCAAAAGCACGCACCCGACAACTTCCCCGCCTGGCTGCACACCACCGCCCGCAACCACTGCCTGATGCAGCTGCGCGCCCGCCAGCGCGCCGGCCCCAGCGCGGGGCCCCTGGTCATCAGCCTGCCCGACGCGGCCGATGTGGAATTGGCCGCCGCCCGGCATCTTCCCGATGCCGCGGCGGCCGACGAAGCCGCGGCCGCCACCGAAACCACCCTGCAAGCCCTGGAACACGCCCTCACGCAACTTCCCGACGGCCAGCGCCGCTGCCTGGAGCTGTTTTTTCTTGAAAATAAATCGTACCACGAAGTGGCCGGGGCCCTCGGCCTCGACCTCGGCCAAGTGAAAAGCCATCTGCAAAACGGCAAGCGCACGCTGCGCCGCCTCCTCACCGACGACCCGGCCCCGGCCGTGGCCCCCGCCCATGCCCCCCGCCGCTGA
- a CDS encoding energy transducer TonB, translating into MPPAADLLPTALAAPRGPHPAADTLRQYAAGTLAPAQQHQVEAHALDCERCADTLAGLAQTDAATTDQALAALRHRLHARVAAEAARRPAAWHWPRLAAAAAVVAGLAGGGLWEWQHRAAPAAEVATVAAPPKAAKSSAAADASAGVPAPPPAPATAPAEASEPLATTTAAPAMRRPAPAVAYEPQRTAARKIVASNIDKEAVMSVSVAADDAVARAPASAAMMAAAPKAATDSLATPLGEMAVSRAKQSAPAARALMGRVAGVAVVPTVPTETTVVAQRLSFTAPANSAVVGAMPAGPALAPAPVGGLGPLRDQLRREAAEFVPEEMPLKGNVRVRFTVGNDGKLSNLRVARGLRADYDAEALRLVCEGPNWVPGVAGGRRAALPVELDVVF; encoded by the coding sequence ATGCCCCCCGCCGCTGACCTGCTGCCCACGGCCCTTGCGGCCCCCCGCGGCCCCCACCCGGCCGCCGACACGCTGCGCCAGTACGCGGCCGGCACCCTCGCGCCCGCCCAGCAGCACCAGGTAGAAGCCCACGCCCTGGACTGCGAAAGGTGCGCCGACACCCTGGCTGGCCTCGCCCAAACCGACGCCGCTACCACCGACCAGGCCCTGGCCGCCCTGCGCCACCGCCTCCACGCCCGCGTGGCCGCCGAGGCCGCCCGCCGCCCCGCCGCCTGGCACTGGCCGCGCCTGGCCGCGGCCGCCGCGGTAGTAGCCGGACTGGCGGGCGGCGGTTTATGGGAATGGCAGCACCGCGCCGCGCCCGCCGCCGAAGTAGCCACTGTGGCCGCGCCACCCAAAGCAGCAAAATCTTCGGCCGCAGCAGATGCTTCGGCGGGGGTCCCTGCTCCGCCACCAGCTCCCGCAACGGCCCCCGCCGAAGCTTCGGAGCCGCTCGCTACCACTACCGCCGCGCCCGCTATGCGGCGGCCCGCCCCGGCCGTTGCTTACGAGCCCCAGCGCACGGCCGCCCGGAAAATTGTTGCGTCAAATATTGATAAAGAAGCGGTTATGAGTGTGAGCGTAGCCGCGGATGATGCAGTGGCCAGGGCCCCAGCATCCGCAGCAATGATGGCAGCAGCCCCCAAAGCCGCCACCGATTCCCTAGCTACGCCGCTAGGCGAGATGGCGGTGAGCCGAGCTAAGCAGTCCGCGCCGGCCGCCAGGGCCCTGATGGGCCGCGTGGCGGGCGTGGCCGTAGTGCCCACCGTACCCACCGAAACTACCGTTGTGGCGCAACGCCTGTCGTTCACGGCGCCTGCCAACAGTGCCGTGGTGGGCGCCATGCCCGCCGGCCCGGCCCTGGCGCCCGCGCCAGTGGGTGGCCTGGGGCCTCTGCGCGACCAGTTGCGCCGTGAGGCCGCCGAGTTCGTACCCGAAGAAATGCCCCTCAAAGGCAACGTACGGGTCCGCTTCACGGTAGGCAACGACGGCAAACTCAGCAACCTGAGAGTAGCACGCGGCCTGCGCGCCGACTACGACGCTGAGGCCCTGCGCCTGGTGTGCGAGGGCCCCAACTGGGTGCCCGGCGTGGCCGGCGGCCGCCGCGCCGCTTTGCCCGTGGAGCTGGATGTAGTGTTTTAG
- a CDS encoding proline iminopeptidase-family hydrolase, whose protein sequence is MKFLSTLQRAAGVLGAAALLAACNSPAATTETSAAAGAPSAYFAPTETGVKTGGVQVIPIKTPKGTFNVWTKRFGNNPKIKVLLLNGGPGATHEYFECMESFLPKEGVEFIYYDQLGCGNSDNPRDTSMWSLPRYVEEVEQVRQALKLDSTNFYLLGHSWGGILAAEYAFKYQKNLKGLIISNMMMSCPAYGKYADEVLAKQMKPEVLAEIRKIEAAKDFSNPRYMGLLEPNFYAQHLCRIVPNPEPVTRAMSKINRSLYVTMQGPSEFGVSGKLTHWDRVPDLPKLSVPFLSIGGQYDTMDPAHMRMIATKVQKGAALICPQGSHMSMYDDQETYMKGLLTFLKSVDDKSFKAGMAM, encoded by the coding sequence ATGAAATTCCTTTCCACGCTGCAACGTGCCGCCGGAGTCCTGGGCGCCGCCGCCCTGCTCGCCGCCTGCAACTCACCCGCCGCCACCACCGAAACCAGCGCCGCCGCGGGGGCCCCCAGCGCCTATTTCGCGCCCACTGAAACGGGCGTGAAAACGGGCGGCGTGCAGGTAATTCCGATTAAGACGCCCAAAGGCACGTTCAACGTATGGACCAAGCGGTTTGGCAACAACCCAAAAATCAAGGTGTTGCTGCTGAACGGGGGGCCCGGCGCCACCCACGAATACTTCGAGTGCATGGAAAGCTTCCTGCCCAAGGAAGGCGTCGAATTCATTTACTACGACCAACTCGGCTGCGGCAACTCCGACAACCCGCGCGATACCTCGATGTGGAGCCTGCCGCGCTACGTAGAGGAAGTGGAGCAGGTGCGCCAGGCCCTGAAGCTCGACAGCACCAACTTCTACCTGCTGGGTCATTCCTGGGGCGGCATCCTGGCCGCCGAGTACGCCTTCAAGTACCAGAAAAATTTGAAAGGCCTCATCATCAGCAACATGATGATGAGCTGCCCCGCCTACGGCAAGTACGCCGACGAGGTGCTGGCCAAGCAGATGAAGCCGGAAGTGCTGGCCGAAATCCGTAAAATTGAGGCCGCCAAGGACTTCAGCAACCCGCGCTACATGGGCTTGCTTGAGCCCAATTTTTACGCCCAGCACCTGTGCCGCATCGTGCCCAACCCCGAGCCGGTGACGCGCGCCATGAGTAAAATCAACCGGTCGCTGTACGTCACTATGCAGGGTCCCAGCGAGTTCGGCGTTTCGGGCAAGCTCACGCACTGGGACCGGGTGCCCGACCTGCCCAAGTTGTCGGTGCCGTTCCTGTCCATTGGCGGGCAGTACGATACAATGGACCCCGCCCATATGCGCATGATTGCCACCAAAGTACAAAAAGGCGCCGCCCTCATCTGTCCCCAAGGCAGCCACATGAGCATGTACGACGACCAGGAAACATACATGAAAGGCCTGCTCACCTTCCTCAAATCAGTGGACGACAAGTCGTTCAAAGCCGGTATGGCCATGTAA